In Candidatus Thermoplasmatota archaeon, the sequence GTTCAATTAAGGAAAAAATTTTTTTGGTTGTAAAAATCGTCACGGTCGTCTTGTTGGTTTTACATACCCTCGCCAGGGTATACAAATATATTGCATGGTAATGGTATTCAAGAATTCCGATGTTCTTCATAGTCTGCATCATGAGTCGTATGCCTGCTGGTGGTAATAGCAGTGCGGCATATATGAAGATTTACTTCTTTTAGTTTTGAACCACAGGAAACTATGGGGATACCATGGTGAAGTTAGAGAACAGTAGTGATGAAGAGGAATCGTTATAATCTGGTTGTGTATTTTCGACGTTTGGTCGTATGAAGACAAGTGTCATCGTTATTACCCGAAACGCAGAATATTATATCAGAGATTTACTCGATAGTCTTATCGGCCAGATCAAACCACCTCATGAGATCATTGTAACCGATGCGAACAGCAAGGATAACACCCAAAAAATAGTACAAGAGTACGCGAAGAACTATGCATTTATCAAATTGTTTGTCAAAGCAGGGACTCGAGCAGAAGGGAGAAATTTTGGGGTATCAAAAGCAACCGGCGATATTGTTGCGTTCATTGATGCTGATGCTATTGCCAATGCATACTGGATTCAGGAAATCGAGGAAACCATGAAGACTGCTGATGTGGTCGCTGGGAAGGAAGTTCGGTTTGGTTTTCAAGGGTTTAGTTCGCTTCCACGAGTTGGGATGATCCACCGAGGTGTAGATATCACGTATCCGAGTGTTAACCTTGCGTACAAGAAAAACGTGTTTGATGAGATTCATGGTTTTGATCCGTGGTTTAAAGAAGCAGAAGAGATTGATTTAAACTACCGCGCAGTTGAAGCAGGGTATACTCTTGTATATAATGAGAAAGTCATTGTATATCATCGTGCTCGAGAAACGTTTCTTGGGTTTATCAAACAGTCGTTTTGGTATGGTTTCGGGAGAAAAGAGTTGACGTTGAAACATGGTGATCTGTGGTCAGCATATGATCCGATCAAAATGGTTCAGGTGAAAAAGGATGAATCTCTCTGGAAACTCGTCCGTCTTGGTATTGCATTTTTTGGGTATATGTTTTGCCGTTTTATCGGGAAAAAAACCGAAACAAAAGAGCGGCTTCGTGCCTCTCAGGCAAGCGAACGATAACGACAGCGGGATGTCGAAATATTTAAGTGAACCTGCTGTATCTACCTCTGCGGGGTCATCGGCTAACTTCAGCATCTTTTTATGTCATGATTATATTGCTATGAAGATGCTTTATCCAAAAAAATTGATGAAAGGTGATATATCGCTATGAAGTACCTTGTTACCGGCGGTGCAGGTTTCATCGGCAGTAATCTTGTCGATACACTCATGCTTGAACATCCTGAAAAAATCGTCGTGATCGATAATCTTCGAACCGGAAAAAAAGACTTTATTAAAGATCATGTTATGAAAAAGAATTTCACATTTCTGAAGAAGGATATTAAACGTGTTCAATCATTCCCTCACGAGACGTTTGACTGGGTGTTTCATCTCGCTGCAAATGCTGATATCCGCGGAGGAATCCATAATACCACAGTAGATCTTGAAGAAAACGTGATTGGCACACATTGTGTACTCGAATTTATGAGAAAACATGACTGTAAAAAATTGGTTTTCGCGTCAAGCTCTGCGTTGTATGGTGAAACCACAGTACTTCCAACACCAGAAAATGTTCCCGATATTAAGCCGATTTCTTTTTACGGTGCAAGTAAAATTGCTGCTGAGCATTTTATCTCCTCGTACTGCAGCACGTATGGGATGCAATCATGGATGTTTCGATTTGCTAATGTCGTCGGAAAACGATGTACCCACGGAGTAATCCCTGATTTTGTCGCAAAACTGAAGAAAAATCCTCGAGAACTTGAAATTCTTGGAGATGGAAATCAGACGAAATCATATTTTGATGTAAGTGATTGTGTTGCAGGTTTGATCAATATCCCCCGAGTTGATACATGGGTGGTCGCTGAGGCATATAATCTTGCAAACACTGAGACGATCAAGGTGAAAGATTTGGCACCAATTGTGGTTGATGAGATGGGGTTAAAAAACGTGAAATATCGATTTACTGGTGGTGATCGCGGTTGGATTGGTGATGTTCCTGTGACTATTCTTTCATTTGAAAAAGCAAAGAGGGCAGGATGGCAGACAACAATTAGTTTAGAGCAAACAGTAAGACGAACAGTTCGGTATTTGTTGGATGGCATATGATTATCTCAAAAACACCGTTTCGGATTAGCTTTGCAGGTGGTCTTTCAGATTTGAAAGAGTATTATCAGCATGGTTTCGGTGCAGTCGTAAGTTCAACAATTAATAAGTATATCTATGTGACGGTGAACCGAAAATTTGATGATAAAATCCGAGTGAGTTATTCGAAGACTGAGATTGTCGATACGGTTGATCAGATTCAACATCCGATTGTCCGTGAAGCATTAAAGCTAACACAGCTTGATGGCGGCATCGAGATTACAACGATTGCAGATATTCCATCAGGAACTGGTCTTGGTTCATCCAGTAGTTTTGCTGTTGGTCTGCTCAATGCCTTGTACACCTATAAACATGAGCACAAAGGTGCTGAGGTGCTTGCCCGTGAGGCTGCTCATATTGAGATTGATCTGCTCCATGAACCAATTGGAAAGCAGGATCAATATGCCGCGGCATACGGTGGTTTGAACCATATCCGTTTTAACGCTGATGACACGGTTTTTGTGAATCCGATTGTGTTGAAAAAAACAGTTAAAGCAGAGCTTGATAAGAATCTGTTGTTGTTTTATACTGGTGTACATCGGCAGGCACGGACGATTTTATCTGAGAGTAAAAACAACATGCCGTATCTTTCATCAGAGGTTGATATGATACGTGACCTCGCTGAGGAGATGGCAGCATCACTGAGACAAAATGATCTCTCCCGGTTCGGTGAGATTTTACATCAGGCATGGGAAGTAAAGAAAAAAACCGGGAAGGTGACGAACCCTGAAATTGATCATTTGTATGAGAAAGCTCGATCTGCAGGTGCACTTGGCGGCAAAATTCTTGGTGCAGGCGGCGGTGGTTTCCTCCTGATGTATTGTGAACAGGAGAGACAGGAAAACGTTCGTCGTGCTCTTGCACCATTGCGAGAAGAAGAATTCCATCTCGAACCGCAAGGTAGTAGAATTATTTATGTGGAGGGATAAGAAAAATATGGTTGATACGAAAAGTATTGAAAAGTATCTAGATGAATCAATCACATGTATTGAGCAGTTGAAACAAAAAACCAGTCAAATCCAACGAGTTATTGAAAAACTTGAATGGGCTCGTGAACATGGCAAGAAAGTATTTCTCATGGGAAATGGTGGGAGTGGTTCCCTTGCCTCTCATTTGATCTGTGATTTTAATAAATTCAGACGAGTCAAGGCAATCGCACTGACTGATAGTTTATCGTTGATCACCGCGTGGAGTAACGATGATGAGTATAAGGTGATTTTCAAAGAGCAGCTTCGGACGCTTGCTGACAAG encodes:
- a CDS encoding glycosyltransferase is translated as MKTSVIVITRNAEYYIRDLLDSLIGQIKPPHEIIVTDANSKDNTQKIVQEYAKNYAFIKLFVKAGTRAEGRNFGVSKATGDIVAFIDADAIANAYWIQEIEETMKTADVVAGKEVRFGFQGFSSLPRVGMIHRGVDITYPSVNLAYKKNVFDEIHGFDPWFKEAEEIDLNYRAVEAGYTLVYNEKVIVYHRARETFLGFIKQSFWYGFGRKELTLKHGDLWSAYDPIKMVQVKKDESLWKLVRLGIAFFGYMFCRFIGKKTETKERLRASQASER
- a CDS encoding GDP-mannose 4,6-dehydratase, translating into MKYLVTGGAGFIGSNLVDTLMLEHPEKIVVIDNLRTGKKDFIKDHVMKKNFTFLKKDIKRVQSFPHETFDWVFHLAANADIRGGIHNTTVDLEENVIGTHCVLEFMRKHDCKKLVFASSSALYGETTVLPTPENVPDIKPISFYGASKIAAEHFISSYCSTYGMQSWMFRFANVVGKRCTHGVIPDFVAKLKKNPRELEILGDGNQTKSYFDVSDCVAGLINIPRVDTWVVAEAYNLANTETIKVKDLAPIVVDEMGLKNVKYRFTGGDRGWIGDVPVTILSFEKAKRAGWQTTISLEQTVRRTVRYLLDGI
- a CDS encoding SIS domain-containing protein, whose translation is MVDTKSIEKYLDESITCIEQLKQKTSQIQRVIEKLEWAREHGKKVFLMGNGGSGSLASHLICDFNKFRRVKAIALTDSLSLITAWSNDDEYKVIFKEQLRTLADKGDIVIGISGSGNSPNVIEGIEFAKKIGCYTIGFAGFDGGKLKKVADECIVVENHNMQHSEDMHTLLGHMIAFLMSEAK
- a CDS encoding GHMP kinase — encoded protein: MIISKTPFRISFAGGLSDLKEYYQHGFGAVVSSTINKYIYVTVNRKFDDKIRVSYSKTEIVDTVDQIQHPIVREALKLTQLDGGIEITTIADIPSGTGLGSSSSFAVGLLNALYTYKHEHKGAEVLAREAAHIEIDLLHEPIGKQDQYAAAYGGLNHIRFNADDTVFVNPIVLKKTVKAELDKNLLLFYTGVHRQARTILSESKNNMPYLSSEVDMIRDLAEEMAASLRQNDLSRFGEILHQAWEVKKKTGKVTNPEIDHLYEKARSAGALGGKILGAGGGGFLLMYCEQERQENVRRALAPLREEEFHLEPQGSRIIYVEG